In Hymenobacter gelipurpurascens, one DNA window encodes the following:
- the lpdA gene encoding dihydrolipoyl dehydrogenase, translating into MALQYDLVVVGSGPGGYVAAIRASQLGLKVGVVERESLGGICLNWGCIPTKALLKSAQVFEYLSHAGDYGLKADGVGYDFNAVIQRSRGVADGMSKGINFLFKKNKIDAIMGTGKLLAAGKVEVTKADGSKETVEAKSIILATGARSRELPALPIDGKKIIGYRQAMVLPQMPKRMVVVGSGAIGVEFAYFYRTMGAEVTVVEYLPRIVPVEDEEVSRQMEKSFKKIGVNVLTSAEVTAVDTSGEGCNVTIKTAKGDQQIACDVVLSAAGVVTNLENIGLEELGIKVEKGRIIVDDYYQTNVPGIYAIGDIVPGPALAHVASAEGIICVEKIAGHHPEPLNYQNIPGCTYASPEIASVGLTEAEAKKQGYDILVGKFPFSASGKASAGGVKDGFVKVIFDKKYGEWLGAHMIGANVTEMIAEVVVARKLETTGHEIIKSVHPHPTMSEAIMEAAAAAYGEVIHL; encoded by the coding sequence ATGGCATTGCAATACGACCTGGTCGTTGTCGGCAGCGGCCCAGGCGGCTACGTAGCCGCTATCCGGGCTTCGCAGCTTGGTCTGAAAGTAGGCGTGGTAGAGCGCGAGTCGCTCGGCGGGATTTGCCTCAACTGGGGCTGTATCCCCACCAAAGCCCTGCTCAAGAGCGCCCAGGTATTTGAATACCTCAGCCACGCCGGCGACTACGGTCTGAAGGCCGATGGCGTAGGCTACGATTTTAATGCCGTAATTCAGCGCAGCCGCGGGGTGGCCGATGGCATGAGCAAAGGCATCAACTTCCTGTTCAAAAAGAACAAGATTGACGCCATCATGGGCACCGGCAAACTGCTGGCCGCTGGCAAGGTGGAGGTGACGAAAGCTGACGGCTCGAAAGAAACGGTAGAAGCCAAATCCATCATTCTGGCCACGGGTGCCCGCTCGCGCGAGCTGCCTGCTCTGCCGATTGATGGCAAGAAAATTATCGGTTACCGCCAGGCCATGGTGCTGCCCCAGATGCCTAAGCGCATGGTGGTGGTCGGTTCCGGCGCTATCGGCGTGGAATTCGCCTACTTCTACCGCACCATGGGTGCCGAGGTAACGGTAGTAGAGTACCTGCCCCGCATCGTGCCCGTAGAGGACGAGGAAGTATCGCGCCAGATGGAGAAATCCTTCAAGAAAATCGGCGTAAACGTGCTGACCTCGGCTGAGGTAACGGCCGTGGACACCAGCGGCGAAGGCTGCAACGTAACCATCAAAACCGCCAAAGGCGACCAGCAGATTGCCTGCGACGTAGTGCTGAGCGCGGCGGGCGTGGTAACCAACCTCGAAAACATTGGCCTCGAAGAACTGGGCATTAAAGTAGAGAAAGGCCGCATCATCGTGGACGACTACTACCAGACCAACGTTCCTGGTATCTACGCCATCGGCGACATCGTGCCCGGCCCCGCGCTGGCACACGTAGCCTCTGCTGAAGGCATCATTTGCGTGGAGAAAATTGCCGGTCATCACCCTGAGCCGCTTAACTACCAGAACATTCCCGGCTGCACCTACGCCTCACCGGAAATTGCCTCGGTAGGCCTCACCGAAGCCGAAGCCAAAAAGCAAGGCTACGATATTTTAGTAGGCAAATTCCCCTTCTCGGCCTCCGGCAAAGCCTCCGCAGGCGGCGTGAAGGATGGCTTCGTGAAAGTGATTTTCGACAAGAAGTACGGTGAGTGGCTTGGTGCCCACATGATTGGCGCCAACGTAACCGAAATGATTGCGGAAGTAGTGGTAGCGCGCAAGCTCGAAACTACCGGCCACGAAATCATTAAATCGGTTCACCCGCACCCCACCATGTCGGAAGCCATTATGGAAGCCGCCGCCGCCGCTTACGGCGAGGTAATTCACCTCTAG